The following are encoded together in the Drosophila biarmipes strain raj3 chromosome 3L, RU_DBia_V1.1, whole genome shotgun sequence genome:
- the LOC108034775 gene encoding hybrid signal transduction histidine kinase A isoform X1, which translates to MSSDTNSCTSFFAQEHANATLSQYFQQLNSQVAAAAAVNSAGNNNNNNSSSSNNNNSSGNNSSSGNSDSGNDGSMTGSSGTMDNHRSSVSSNDSGKSSAGGGGGASATSNNNVNAWALQQQQQTAALHHQQQQQQHQQQQHQQHIQQQHQAHQQHVASVLQQQQQQQQQQQQQQHSQHHAQQQHHGHPLHPHHTHQQQQQQQQQQHHQQHQQQQHAQQQHHAAQLAHTLSSAAAAAAAGNTNGNTNTHSIFGTGNFHYKTNNSWTLPTLTYQRIYQENPHYQRNSFMDPQSNAAAAAAVASGNQGSNGNASGNNSAAVSGNGNGNPGQNNDSTNNSSNSNVSSVQHVANAVAAAVIANEHHNHLNSLKSRFQPASSGRKSPFLGFICKANGKSTSNSKEIICPDDKYKEEGDIWNVEAQTAFLGPNLWDKTLPYDADLKVTQYADLDEFLSENNIPDGLPGTHLGHSSGLGHRSDSLGHAAGLSLGLGHITTKRERSPSPSDCISPDTLNPPSPAESTFSFASSGRDFDPRTRAFSDEELKPQPMIKKSRKQFVPDELKDDKYWARRRKNNIAAKRSRDARRQKENQIAMRARYLEKENATLHQEVEQLKQENMDLRARLSKFQDV; encoded by the exons ATGTCGTCGGATACGAATTCGTGCACCAGCTTCTTTGCCCAGGAGCACGCGAATGCCACACTGTCGCAGTATTTCCAGCAACTCAACTCGCaggttgctgctgcagcggcgGTAAACAGTgctggcaacaacaacaacaacaacagcagcagcagcaacaacaacaacagcagcggcaacaacagcagcagcggcaacagcgaCAGTGGCAATGATGGCAGCATGACGGGATCCTCGGGAACCATGGACAACCATCGCAGCAGTGTCAGCAGCAATGATTCGGGAAAGAGCAGTGCAGGCGGTGGCGGTGGGGCAAGTgccaccagcaacaacaacgtgAATGCCTGGGcattgcagcagcaacagcagacaGCCGCTCTGcaccaccagcaacagcagcagcaacatcagcagcaacaacaccagcagcacatacagcagcagcatcaggcaCACCAGCAGCATGTTGCCTCcgtcctgcagcagcagcagcaacagcaacagcagcagcagcaacagcagcactCCCAACATCacgcccagcagcaacatcatgGCCATCCGCTGCATCCGCATCATAcacaccagcaacaacagcagcagcagcagcagcaacaccaccagcagcaccagcaacagcaacatgcacagcagcaacatcatgCCGCCCAGCTGGCCCACACACTTTCTTCGGCcgccgctgcagctgctgccggCAACACCAATGGCAACACCAACACCCACTCCATTTTCGGCACCGGCAACTTCCACTACAAGACGAACAACTCGTGGACCCTGCCCACGCTGACGTACCAGCGGATTTACCAGGAGAATCCCCATTACCAGCGCAACTCCTTCATGGACCCCCAGAGCAatgcggcagcagcagctgcagttgcGAGTGGCAACCAGGGATCGAATGGGAATGCCAGTGGCAACAATAGTGCCGCTGTTTCAGGGAATGGCAATGGAAATCCTGGCCAGAATAATGACAGcaccaacaacagcagcaacagcaatgtATCCTCCGTGCAACATGTGGCAAACGCCGTGGCAGCAGCTGTGATCGCCAACGAGCATCACAACCATTTGAACAGCTTGAAATCCCGCTTTCAGCCAGCCAGCTCAG GCAGGAAATCTCCATTTTTGGGTTTCATTTGCAAAGCAAACG GCAAATCCACATCGAATAGCAAAGAAATCATCTGCCCGGATGACAAATACAAGGAGGAGGGCGACATCTGGAATGTCGAGGCGCAAACGGCGTTTCTGGGCCCAAACCTGTGGGACAAGACCCTGCCCTACGATGCCGACCTCAAGGTAACACAA TATGCCGACCTAGACGAGTTCCTGTCGGAGAACAACATACCTGATGGCCTGCCCGGCACGCATCTGGGTCACTCGAGTGGCCTGGGTCACCGGTCCGACTCCCTGGGTCACGCAGCGGGTCTGTCGCTGGGCCTGGGCCACATAACCACAAAGCGGGAGCGGTCGCCCTCGCCATCCGACTGCATCAGTCCGGACACGCTAAATCCGCCATCGCCGGCCGAGTCAA CCTTTTCGTTCGCCTCCTCGGGCCGTGACTTTGATCCGCGAACTCGAGCCTTCTCCGACGAGGAGCTCAAGCCGCAGCCGATGATCAAAAAGTCACGCAAGCAATTCGTTCCAGATGAGCTCAAGGACGACAAGTACTGGGCCCGTCGCCGGAAGAACAACATTGCCGCCAAGCGATCCCGCGATGCCCGGCGCCAGAAGGAGAACCAGATCGCGATGCGGGCACGCTACTTGGAGAAGGAG AATGCAACATTACATCAGGAGGTGGAACAGTTGAAACAGGAGAACATGGACTTGCGTGCACGTCTATCGAAATTCCAAGATGTGTAA
- the LOC108034775 gene encoding putative uncharacterized protein DDB_G0286901 isoform X7, translating to MRMDYQMPPPALALQQQQQQQQQQHGLQHQQQQLQLLQNVQQQQQQQQQHQQQQLLGNMSQTAALPPLSSLPLQVVHNLPHLLAGSGNTGNANGNNTSNSNLNVACNNNLLRSNMQHQQQQQQQQQQQQLLGNLSNGNNVANGTLPPPTQLLQHHLQHLAHVNVNAAAAVVAVAANNLQQQHANSNSSTGASPGSNNSNNNNNNILNHNNLNIIINNHASLNNNNSNNNNNNNNPATPNANLAASNNATPTVNTASAVAQQQQAHENSLVNSLVGVINNSNNNTSNNSNNNNSNNSAGGGDDNSRWTQFQVQQLWKQHANYLNGKSTSNSKEIICPDDKYKEEGDIWNVEAQTAFLGPNLWDKTLPYDADLKVTQYADLDEFLSENNIPDGLPGTHLGHSSGLGHRSDSLGHAAGLSLGLGHITTKRERSPSPSDCISPDTLNPPSPAESTFSFASSGRDFDPRTRAFSDEELKPQPMIKKSRKQFVPDELKDDKYWARRRKNNIAAKRSRDARRQKENQIAMRARYLEKENATLHQEVEQLKQENMDLRARLSKFQDV from the exons ATGAGAATGGACTATCAAATGCCACCGCCAGCACTGGCgctacagcagcagcagcaacagcagcagcagcagcatggcctgcaacaccagcagcagcaattgcaattgctgcAGAAtgtgcaacagcagcagcagcagcagcagcaacaccagcagcaacagttgctgGGCAACATGTCGCAGACGGCGGCCTTGCCACCGCTGAGCAGCCTGCCACTGCAAGTGGTGCACAATCTGCCGCACTTGCTGGCCGGCAGCGGCAACACGGGCAATGCCAACGGCAACAACACCAGCAACTCGAATCTCAATGTGGCCTGCAACAACAATCTGCTGcgcagcaacatgcaacaccagcagcagcagcagcaacaacagcagcagcagcaactgctaGGCAATCTCAGCAATGGCAATAATGTTGCCAATGGCACATTGCCGCCGCCCACGCAACTGTTGCAGCATCACCTGCAACACTTGGCCCATGTGAATGTGAATGCGGCCGCTGCTGTGGTGGCCGTGGCAGCCAACaacctgcagcagcaacatgccaacagcaacagcagcacggGCGCCAGTcctggcagcaacaacagcaataacaacaacaacaacatactCAATCACAACAATCTCAATATCATAATCAACAACCATGCCTccctcaacaacaacaacagcaacaataacaacaacaacaacaacccaGCCACACCAAATGCCAATCTGGCGGCAAGCAAcaatgccacgcccacggTCAACACCGCCTCCGCGGTGGCGCAACAGCAACAGGCGCACGAGAATAGTCTGGTCAACAGCCTAGTGGGTGTCATCaacaatagtaataataatacgagcaacaatagcaacaacaacaacagcaacaacagtgcAGGAGGTGGCGACGACAACAGTCGATGGACACAGTTCCAGGTGCAACAGTTGTGGAAGCAGCACGCCAACTACTTGAATG GCAAATCCACATCGAATAGCAAAGAAATCATCTGCCCGGATGACAAATACAAGGAGGAGGGCGACATCTGGAATGTCGAGGCGCAAACGGCGTTTCTGGGCCCAAACCTGTGGGACAAGACCCTGCCCTACGATGCCGACCTCAAGGTAACACAA TATGCCGACCTAGACGAGTTCCTGTCGGAGAACAACATACCTGATGGCCTGCCCGGCACGCATCTGGGTCACTCGAGTGGCCTGGGTCACCGGTCCGACTCCCTGGGTCACGCAGCGGGTCTGTCGCTGGGCCTGGGCCACATAACCACAAAGCGGGAGCGGTCGCCCTCGCCATCCGACTGCATCAGTCCGGACACGCTAAATCCGCCATCGCCGGCCGAGTCAA CCTTTTCGTTCGCCTCCTCGGGCCGTGACTTTGATCCGCGAACTCGAGCCTTCTCCGACGAGGAGCTCAAGCCGCAGCCGATGATCAAAAAGTCACGCAAGCAATTCGTTCCAGATGAGCTCAAGGACGACAAGTACTGGGCCCGTCGCCGGAAGAACAACATTGCCGCCAAGCGATCCCGCGATGCCCGGCGCCAGAAGGAGAACCAGATCGCGATGCGGGCACGCTACTTGGAGAAGGAG AATGCAACATTACATCAGGAGGTGGAACAGTTGAAACAGGAGAACATGGACTTGCGTGCACGTCTATCGAAATTCCAAGATGTGTAA
- the LOC108034775 gene encoding hepatic leukemia factor isoform X12, whose protein sequence is MSRPKENIMDLSVRGRKSPFLGFICKANGKSTSNSKEIICPDDKYKEEGDIWNVEAQTAFLGPNLWDKTLPYDADLKVTQYADLDEFLSENNIPDGLPGTHLGHSSGLGHRSDSLGHAAGLSLGLGHITTKRERSPSPSDCISPDTLNPPSPAESTFSFASSGRDFDPRTRAFSDEELKPQPMIKKSRKQFVPDELKDDKYWARRRKNNIAAKRSRDARRQKENQIAMRARYLEKENATLHQEVEQLKQENMDLRARLSKFQDV, encoded by the exons GCAGGAAATCTCCATTTTTGGGTTTCATTTGCAAAGCAAACG GCAAATCCACATCGAATAGCAAAGAAATCATCTGCCCGGATGACAAATACAAGGAGGAGGGCGACATCTGGAATGTCGAGGCGCAAACGGCGTTTCTGGGCCCAAACCTGTGGGACAAGACCCTGCCCTACGATGCCGACCTCAAGGTAACACAA TATGCCGACCTAGACGAGTTCCTGTCGGAGAACAACATACCTGATGGCCTGCCCGGCACGCATCTGGGTCACTCGAGTGGCCTGGGTCACCGGTCCGACTCCCTGGGTCACGCAGCGGGTCTGTCGCTGGGCCTGGGCCACATAACCACAAAGCGGGAGCGGTCGCCCTCGCCATCCGACTGCATCAGTCCGGACACGCTAAATCCGCCATCGCCGGCCGAGTCAA CCTTTTCGTTCGCCTCCTCGGGCCGTGACTTTGATCCGCGAACTCGAGCCTTCTCCGACGAGGAGCTCAAGCCGCAGCCGATGATCAAAAAGTCACGCAAGCAATTCGTTCCAGATGAGCTCAAGGACGACAAGTACTGGGCCCGTCGCCGGAAGAACAACATTGCCGCCAAGCGATCCCGCGATGCCCGGCGCCAGAAGGAGAACCAGATCGCGATGCGGGCACGCTACTTGGAGAAGGAG AATGCAACATTACATCAGGAGGTGGAACAGTTGAAACAGGAGAACATGGACTTGCGTGCACGTCTATCGAAATTCCAAGATGTGTAA
- the LOC108034775 gene encoding uncharacterized protein DDB_G0283357 isoform X6, with protein MRMDYQMPPPALALQQQQQQQQQQHGLQHQQQQLQLLQNVQQQQQQQQQHQQQQLLGNMSQTAALPPLSSLPLQVVHNLPHLLAGSGNTGNANGNNTSNSNLNVACNNNLLRSNMQHQQQQQQQQQQQQLLGNLSNGNNVANGTLPPPTQLLQHHLQHLAHVNVNAAAAVVAVAANNLQQQHANSNSSTGASPGSNNSNNNNNNILNHNNLNIIINNHASLNNNNSNNNNNNNNPATPNANLAASNNATPTVNTASAVAQQQQAHENSLVNSLVGVINNSNNNTSNNSNNNNSNNSAGGGDDNSRWTQFQVQQLWKQHANYLNGRKSPFLGFICKANGKSTSNSKEIICPDDKYKEEGDIWNVEAQTAFLGPNLWDKTLPYDADLKYADLDEFLSENNIPDGLPGTHLGHSSGLGHRSDSLGHAAGLSLGLGHITTKRERSPSPSDCISPDTLNPPSPAESTFSFASSGRDFDPRTRAFSDEELKPQPMIKKSRKQFVPDELKDDKYWARRRKNNIAAKRSRDARRQKENQIAMRARYLEKENATLHQEVEQLKQENMDLRARLSKFQDV; from the exons ATGAGAATGGACTATCAAATGCCACCGCCAGCACTGGCgctacagcagcagcagcaacagcagcagcagcagcatggcctgcaacaccagcagcagcaattgcaattgctgcAGAAtgtgcaacagcagcagcagcagcagcagcaacaccagcagcaacagttgctgGGCAACATGTCGCAGACGGCGGCCTTGCCACCGCTGAGCAGCCTGCCACTGCAAGTGGTGCACAATCTGCCGCACTTGCTGGCCGGCAGCGGCAACACGGGCAATGCCAACGGCAACAACACCAGCAACTCGAATCTCAATGTGGCCTGCAACAACAATCTGCTGcgcagcaacatgcaacaccagcagcagcagcagcaacaacagcagcagcagcaactgctaGGCAATCTCAGCAATGGCAATAATGTTGCCAATGGCACATTGCCGCCGCCCACGCAACTGTTGCAGCATCACCTGCAACACTTGGCCCATGTGAATGTGAATGCGGCCGCTGCTGTGGTGGCCGTGGCAGCCAACaacctgcagcagcaacatgccaacagcaacagcagcacggGCGCCAGTcctggcagcaacaacagcaataacaacaacaacaacatactCAATCACAACAATCTCAATATCATAATCAACAACCATGCCTccctcaacaacaacaacagcaacaataacaacaacaacaacaacccaGCCACACCAAATGCCAATCTGGCGGCAAGCAAcaatgccacgcccacggTCAACACCGCCTCCGCGGTGGCGCAACAGCAACAGGCGCACGAGAATAGTCTGGTCAACAGCCTAGTGGGTGTCATCaacaatagtaataataatacgagcaacaatagcaacaacaacaacagcaacaacagtgcAGGAGGTGGCGACGACAACAGTCGATGGACACAGTTCCAGGTGCAACAGTTGTGGAAGCAGCACGCCAACTACTTGAATG GCAGGAAATCTCCATTTTTGGGTTTCATTTGCAAAGCAAACG GCAAATCCACATCGAATAGCAAAGAAATCATCTGCCCGGATGACAAATACAAGGAGGAGGGCGACATCTGGAATGTCGAGGCGCAAACGGCGTTTCTGGGCCCAAACCTGTGGGACAAGACCCTGCCCTACGATGCCGACCTCAAG TATGCCGACCTAGACGAGTTCCTGTCGGAGAACAACATACCTGATGGCCTGCCCGGCACGCATCTGGGTCACTCGAGTGGCCTGGGTCACCGGTCCGACTCCCTGGGTCACGCAGCGGGTCTGTCGCTGGGCCTGGGCCACATAACCACAAAGCGGGAGCGGTCGCCCTCGCCATCCGACTGCATCAGTCCGGACACGCTAAATCCGCCATCGCCGGCCGAGTCAA CCTTTTCGTTCGCCTCCTCGGGCCGTGACTTTGATCCGCGAACTCGAGCCTTCTCCGACGAGGAGCTCAAGCCGCAGCCGATGATCAAAAAGTCACGCAAGCAATTCGTTCCAGATGAGCTCAAGGACGACAAGTACTGGGCCCGTCGCCGGAAGAACAACATTGCCGCCAAGCGATCCCGCGATGCCCGGCGCCAGAAGGAGAACCAGATCGCGATGCGGGCACGCTACTTGGAGAAGGAG AATGCAACATTACATCAGGAGGTGGAACAGTTGAAACAGGAGAACATGGACTTGCGTGCACGTCTATCGAAATTCCAAGATGTGTAA
- the LOC108034775 gene encoding uncharacterized protein DDB_G0283357 isoform X5, translated as MRMDYQMPPPALALQQQQQQQQQQHGLQHQQQQLQLLQNVQQQQQQQQQHQQQQLLGNMSQTAALPPLSSLPLQVVHNLPHLLAGSGNTGNANGNNTSNSNLNVACNNNLLRSNMQHQQQQQQQQQQQQLLGNLSNGNNVANGTLPPPTQLLQHHLQHLAHVNVNAAAAVVAVAANNLQQQHANSNSSTGASPGSNNSNNNNNNILNHNNLNIIINNHASLNNNNSNNNNNNNNPATPNANLAASNNATPTVNTASAVAQQQQAHENSLVNSLVGVINNSNNNTSNNSNNNNSNNSAGGGDDNSRWTQFQVQQLWKQHANYLNGRKSPFLGFICKANGKSTSNSKEIICPDDKYKEEGDIWNVEAQTAFLGPNLWDKTLPYDADLKVTQYADLDEFLSENNIPDGLPGTHLGHSSGLGHRSDSLGHAAGLSLGLGHITTKRERSPSPSDCISPDTLNPPSPAESTFSFASSGRDFDPRTRAFSDEELKPQPMIKKSRKQFVPDELKDDKYWARRRKNNIAAKRSRDARRQKENQIAMRARYLEKENATLHQEVEQLKQENMDLRARLSKFQDV; from the exons ATGAGAATGGACTATCAAATGCCACCGCCAGCACTGGCgctacagcagcagcagcaacagcagcagcagcagcatggcctgcaacaccagcagcagcaattgcaattgctgcAGAAtgtgcaacagcagcagcagcagcagcagcaacaccagcagcaacagttgctgGGCAACATGTCGCAGACGGCGGCCTTGCCACCGCTGAGCAGCCTGCCACTGCAAGTGGTGCACAATCTGCCGCACTTGCTGGCCGGCAGCGGCAACACGGGCAATGCCAACGGCAACAACACCAGCAACTCGAATCTCAATGTGGCCTGCAACAACAATCTGCTGcgcagcaacatgcaacaccagcagcagcagcagcaacaacagcagcagcagcaactgctaGGCAATCTCAGCAATGGCAATAATGTTGCCAATGGCACATTGCCGCCGCCCACGCAACTGTTGCAGCATCACCTGCAACACTTGGCCCATGTGAATGTGAATGCGGCCGCTGCTGTGGTGGCCGTGGCAGCCAACaacctgcagcagcaacatgccaacagcaacagcagcacggGCGCCAGTcctggcagcaacaacagcaataacaacaacaacaacatactCAATCACAACAATCTCAATATCATAATCAACAACCATGCCTccctcaacaacaacaacagcaacaataacaacaacaacaacaacccaGCCACACCAAATGCCAATCTGGCGGCAAGCAAcaatgccacgcccacggTCAACACCGCCTCCGCGGTGGCGCAACAGCAACAGGCGCACGAGAATAGTCTGGTCAACAGCCTAGTGGGTGTCATCaacaatagtaataataatacgagcaacaatagcaacaacaacaacagcaacaacagtgcAGGAGGTGGCGACGACAACAGTCGATGGACACAGTTCCAGGTGCAACAGTTGTGGAAGCAGCACGCCAACTACTTGAATG GCAGGAAATCTCCATTTTTGGGTTTCATTTGCAAAGCAAACG GCAAATCCACATCGAATAGCAAAGAAATCATCTGCCCGGATGACAAATACAAGGAGGAGGGCGACATCTGGAATGTCGAGGCGCAAACGGCGTTTCTGGGCCCAAACCTGTGGGACAAGACCCTGCCCTACGATGCCGACCTCAAGGTAACACAA TATGCCGACCTAGACGAGTTCCTGTCGGAGAACAACATACCTGATGGCCTGCCCGGCACGCATCTGGGTCACTCGAGTGGCCTGGGTCACCGGTCCGACTCCCTGGGTCACGCAGCGGGTCTGTCGCTGGGCCTGGGCCACATAACCACAAAGCGGGAGCGGTCGCCCTCGCCATCCGACTGCATCAGTCCGGACACGCTAAATCCGCCATCGCCGGCCGAGTCAA CCTTTTCGTTCGCCTCCTCGGGCCGTGACTTTGATCCGCGAACTCGAGCCTTCTCCGACGAGGAGCTCAAGCCGCAGCCGATGATCAAAAAGTCACGCAAGCAATTCGTTCCAGATGAGCTCAAGGACGACAAGTACTGGGCCCGTCGCCGGAAGAACAACATTGCCGCCAAGCGATCCCGCGATGCCCGGCGCCAGAAGGAGAACCAGATCGCGATGCGGGCACGCTACTTGGAGAAGGAG AATGCAACATTACATCAGGAGGTGGAACAGTTGAAACAGGAGAACATGGACTTGCGTGCACGTCTATCGAAATTCCAAGATGTGTAA
- the LOC108034775 gene encoding myb-like protein I isoform X8: protein MSSDTNSCTSFFAQEHANATLSQYFQQLNSQVAAAAAVNSAGNNNNNNSSSSNNNNSSGNNSSSGNSDSGNDGSMTGSSGTMDNHRSSVSSNDSGKSSAGGGGGASATSNNNVNAWALQQQQQTAALHHQQQQQQHQQQQHQQHIQQQHQAHQQHVASVLQQQQQQQQQQQQQQHSQHHAQQQHHGHPLHPHHTHQQQQQQQQQQHHQQHQQQQHAQQQHHAAQLAHTLSSAAAAAAAGNTNGNTNTHSIFGTGNFHYKTNNSWTLPTLTYQRIYQENPHYQRNSFMDPQSNAAAAAAVASGNQGSNGNASGNNSAAVSGNGNGNPGQNNDSTNNSSNSNVSSVQHVANAVAAAVIANEHHNHLNSLKSRFQPASSGKHQNPLFWNAFFCESKSVCLQIWLVSFCLVSSTNIHHFHLNERFLLRLKKEK from the exons ATGTCGTCGGATACGAATTCGTGCACCAGCTTCTTTGCCCAGGAGCACGCGAATGCCACACTGTCGCAGTATTTCCAGCAACTCAACTCGCaggttgctgctgcagcggcgGTAAACAGTgctggcaacaacaacaacaacaacagcagcagcagcaacaacaacaacagcagcggcaacaacagcagcagcggcaacagcgaCAGTGGCAATGATGGCAGCATGACGGGATCCTCGGGAACCATGGACAACCATCGCAGCAGTGTCAGCAGCAATGATTCGGGAAAGAGCAGTGCAGGCGGTGGCGGTGGGGCAAGTgccaccagcaacaacaacgtgAATGCCTGGGcattgcagcagcaacagcagacaGCCGCTCTGcaccaccagcaacagcagcagcaacatcagcagcaacaacaccagcagcacatacagcagcagcatcaggcaCACCAGCAGCATGTTGCCTCcgtcctgcagcagcagcagcaacagcaacagcagcagcagcaacagcagcactCCCAACATCacgcccagcagcaacatcatgGCCATCCGCTGCATCCGCATCATAcacaccagcaacaacagcagcagcagcagcagcaacaccaccagcagcaccagcaacagcaacatgcacagcagcaacatcatgCCGCCCAGCTGGCCCACACACTTTCTTCGGCcgccgctgcagctgctgccggCAACACCAATGGCAACACCAACACCCACTCCATTTTCGGCACCGGCAACTTCCACTACAAGACGAACAACTCGTGGACCCTGCCCACGCTGACGTACCAGCGGATTTACCAGGAGAATCCCCATTACCAGCGCAACTCCTTCATGGACCCCCAGAGCAatgcggcagcagcagctgcagttgcGAGTGGCAACCAGGGATCGAATGGGAATGCCAGTGGCAACAATAGTGCCGCTGTTTCAGGGAATGGCAATGGAAATCCTGGCCAGAATAATGACAGcaccaacaacagcagcaacagcaatgtATCCTCCGTGCAACATGTGGCAAACGCCGTGGCAGCAGCTGTGATCGCCAACGAGCATCACAACCATTTGAACAGCTTGAAATCCCGCTTTCAGCCAGCCAGCTCAG GTAAGCATCAAAACCCCTTATTTTGGAATGCCTTTTTTTGTGAATCAAAAAGTGTTTGTCTACAAATTTGGTTGGTAAGCTTTTGTCTTGTTTCATCGACTAACATTCATCATTTTCACTTAAATGAAAGGTTTTTATTAAGATTGAAGAAGGAGAAATAG